From Pirellulales bacterium, a single genomic window includes:
- a CDS encoding sugar phosphate isomerase/epimerase family protein: MITNISRRDFFKSTSAFSLVALATTGLNGITALAEESAKANAEQLKVALNAYSFSKLLNDSIKNRGGGVTLLEVLDFAAKQKCEGFDPTGYFFPGYPKVPSDEYLNEFKRRAAELGMGISGTGVRNNFTTSDKSIRAESVKHIKEWVEVAARLGAPVIRVFADTQMRASSWEQVAPGASRNDVQAWIAADLQECAEQGKKFGVRIGVQNHGDFLQTGEQLLALIKAVGSQWCGPIVDTGYFKTDDPYQDIALVAPHALNWQIKQSPFGQDSDVPIDLVKLVQIARKSGYHGYLPVETLSPKGKDYDPYTVVPSFLSQLREAIKQTA, translated from the coding sequence ATGATCACCAACATAAGTCGACGGGATTTTTTCAAAAGCACTTCGGCATTTTCGCTCGTCGCCTTGGCCACGACTGGACTAAATGGAATCACGGCTTTGGCCGAGGAAAGTGCCAAGGCCAACGCCGAACAACTCAAAGTTGCGTTGAACGCCTATTCTTTCAGCAAGCTGTTGAACGATTCGATCAAGAATCGTGGCGGCGGCGTTACGCTGCTCGAAGTGCTGGACTTTGCCGCCAAGCAAAAGTGCGAAGGCTTTGATCCAACCGGCTACTTTTTCCCGGGTTACCCAAAAGTCCCCTCGGACGAATATCTAAATGAATTTAAGCGCCGCGCTGCCGAATTGGGAATGGGAATAAGCGGTACCGGCGTGCGCAACAATTTTACCACATCGGATAAGAGCATTCGCGCCGAGTCCGTCAAACACATTAAGGAATGGGTGGAGGTTGCCGCCCGCCTGGGCGCTCCCGTCATTCGCGTATTTGCTGACACGCAAATGAGAGCCAGCTCCTGGGAGCAAGTCGCGCCGGGCGCCAGCCGGAACGACGTTCAGGCTTGGATCGCCGCCGATCTGCAAGAATGTGCCGAGCAAGGAAAGAAATTCGGCGTCCGCATCGGCGTGCAAAACCACGGCGATTTTCTCCAAACCGGCGAGCAATTGCTGGCGCTGATTAAGGCGGTCGGATCGCAGTGGTGTGGCCCTATCGTGGATACCGGTTACTTTAAGACGGATGATCCGTACCAAGATATTGCCCTAGTCGCCCCGCACGCCCTCAATTGGCAAATTAAGCAAAGCCCGTTCGGGCAGGATAGCGATGTCCCAATCGATTTAGTCAAGCTGGTGCAAATTGCCAGAAAATCGGGCTATCATGGGTATTTGCCGGTCGAAACGCTTTCTCCCAAAGGCAAAGACTATGATCCCTACACGGTGGTTCCTAGCTTCTTGAGCCAGTTGCGTGAAGCAATTAAGCAAACTGCATGA
- a CDS encoding autotransporter-associated beta strand repeat-containing protein, whose translation MVCRFVWVIAAFGAALFCGSRFLIAQTLTWDASGANPTAPTDGDGFWDTTSHANWTDGTTSQAWTNGDTAVIGNNNGSAGTITIDESGITASGISFNSATSGDYTVAAMGANTLILSGAAAINVVSGSPTISAPIDGTVGLNFTGPGTLNLAGANIFSGNIAVNSGTLAVGVGSNLGATTNILTLGTTANSLAATPVGNLTIASGLSTTIGGFISATHSTSPSSVNTVTINSGAILNINSSVPATGLNAVFLMGDATNQAPTLANTNLVTISGSGTLNVSGGASNSSFILGVGYTAASGVVNSPTLDMSGLANFTFTTGTGPAPGSAGPGGNEFAIGVGSTVAATLSLAQNCTITAGTIDIGDSTVTTPGSTVGSPFTPAAGTAKTTVNFGTGTNILNTNLLQIAAGKSTASVGWASSSGPGTLLIDGAAGGASKATIIFGTAASSGSNGSNSAFDLSGHSVTVQASTVTVGQLLSGSAATGGSGGILTFDTGTFNADTVQLAIIPSTSSGTIANGRNLTGTFNLGKGSSATGTLNASNFIIANNASAVGPAAGSFNIKGSTANIGNNIVDVSSGAGTSSTTLALTGGTLNMEGFAIGPVGNGGVAGGAVGTRHIATVTLPSLGSSAVLENLGGTGINDAGLTMNGTGVLILDGNNTFTTPTKITAGILQVGQASDTVSPTGALPSAVTNNATLAYGSSQALTITSAISGTGGVIQNGTGTTTVSANESYAGPTSIAAGVLSVASIPAGGNNSPLGTSSNAASNLVLTGGTLQYTGPATNVSRQFTIEPTGGAIDASGTGAVNFNGGSVVSADAASRSATLSLTSNRVTLPNVYDLVAGMTVTDVTNPSFIPAGTVIQSINPAASSITLSNLPAGASTDALSFGAQARTFTLTGSNTGANTIDGLLPNSTGGGALSLVKSGTGNWTLGVVNSYTGSTTINGGTLSLGVPHAINGTTHSNLILNGGTFATSGFDQTLGTLQVLGNSTINVGGGSNALHFDNSGLVPWNANKLLTISNWMGNATDPTLGSGPDQVFVGSDNTGLLGQLSQIKFDNYKTGASILSNGEIVPVSATLILPGDFNFNGHVDAADILPMESALTNLTGFETTNSLSNFDMVSLGDFNSDGKVTNADLQGFLNFLQSGGGSVNAVPEPTALVLLLLGSPVIWLLRIFRKLNVRTYSLTPKPIVSV comes from the coding sequence ATGGTATGCCGATTCGTGTGGGTGATCGCGGCCTTTGGCGCGGCATTGTTTTGTGGAAGCCGCTTCCTCATTGCCCAAACGCTTACTTGGGATGCAAGCGGTGCAAATCCGACCGCTCCGACCGATGGCGATGGATTTTGGGATACAACGAGCCATGCCAACTGGACTGACGGAACTACTTCTCAAGCGTGGACGAACGGTGACACTGCGGTCATCGGCAACAACAATGGCAGCGCCGGCACGATTACAATCGATGAATCCGGGATCACAGCGAGTGGGATTTCATTTAATTCTGCAACGAGCGGCGACTACACCGTCGCTGCGATGGGCGCCAATACCCTAATCCTTTCTGGCGCGGCTGCCATCAATGTTGTTAGTGGAAGCCCCACAATTAGCGCACCGATTGACGGAACTGTGGGATTGAATTTTACCGGTCCGGGCACGCTCAACCTGGCCGGTGCCAATATTTTTTCCGGCAATATTGCCGTGAATAGTGGCACCTTGGCGGTCGGGGTCGGAAGCAATCTGGGCGCCACGACCAACATATTGACGCTTGGTACGACCGCCAATAGCCTTGCCGCGACTCCTGTCGGAAACCTTACAATTGCATCCGGCCTAAGCACCACAATCGGCGGCTTTATTTCCGCGACGCACTCAACGTCTCCGTCTAGCGTCAATACGGTCACCATCAACTCCGGGGCCATCCTGAATATCAATAGCAGTGTGCCAGCTACTGGATTGAACGCAGTATTTTTAATGGGCGATGCAACGAATCAGGCGCCTACCCTTGCCAACACCAATTTAGTGACGATCAGCGGCAGCGGCACGCTCAATGTTAGCGGCGGTGCGAGTAATTCCAGCTTCATTTTAGGTGTTGGTTATACCGCTGCAAGCGGAGTAGTTAACTCGCCCACGCTCGACATGAGCGGCTTGGCGAACTTCACTTTCACCACGGGCACCGGACCGGCTCCGGGCTCTGCAGGGCCTGGCGGCAATGAGTTCGCCATTGGCGTCGGCTCGACGGTAGCCGCCACCTTGTCGCTGGCTCAGAATTGTACAATCACGGCGGGAACTATCGATATTGGAGATAGTACGGTCACCACGCCGGGATCCACAGTGGGCTCCCCCTTCACTCCCGCTGCTGGCACAGCGAAAACGACGGTGAACTTCGGCACGGGAACGAACATCCTCAACACAAATTTGCTTCAAATTGCCGCTGGGAAATCTACTGCCAGCGTGGGTTGGGCCTCAAGTTCCGGTCCTGGCACGCTGCTCATTGACGGAGCGGCTGGCGGGGCCAGTAAAGCTACAATTATCTTCGGCACCGCAGCCAGCTCAGGCTCAAACGGTTCTAACAGCGCCTTCGATCTGAGCGGGCACAGCGTCACGGTCCAGGCCAGTACCGTTACCGTAGGGCAATTGCTATCCGGCTCTGCCGCTACGGGCGGCTCGGGTGGAATTCTCACATTCGACACCGGTACCTTTAACGCCGATACTGTGCAGTTGGCAATCATCCCCAGCACATCTAGCGGCACAATTGCAAATGGAAGAAATTTGACTGGCACCTTTAATCTGGGCAAAGGTTCCAGTGCCACGGGTACCTTGAATGCTTCGAATTTTATCATTGCTAATAATGCCAGCGCGGTCGGTCCGGCAGCCGGATCGTTCAATATTAAGGGAAGCACGGCGAACATCGGCAACAATATAGTTGACGTCAGTTCAGGCGCGGGAACCTCTTCCACCACTTTGGCACTGACCGGCGGCACGTTGAACATGGAAGGCTTCGCCATTGGGCCTGTCGGCAACGGCGGCGTGGCTGGCGGCGCCGTTGGTACTCGGCACATTGCGACCGTTACGTTGCCCAGTCTTGGCAGCTCAGCGGTGCTTGAAAACCTGGGCGGGACGGGCATCAACGATGCCGGGCTTACCATGAATGGCACCGGCGTTTTGATTCTCGATGGCAACAACACCTTTACCACGCCGACAAAAATCACTGCCGGCATCCTACAGGTTGGGCAGGCAAGCGATACCGTCTCTCCGACGGGTGCATTACCCTCCGCGGTCACAAATAACGCTACACTGGCCTACGGGAGCAGCCAGGCATTAACAATCACGAGCGCAATTAGCGGTACCGGAGGTGTGATACAAAACGGTACGGGCACAACCACCGTCAGCGCAAATGAAAGCTACGCCGGACCAACCTCCATTGCCGCTGGCGTTCTTTCCGTCGCCAGTATTCCTGCCGGTGGCAATAACAGCCCCTTGGGAACCTCGAGCAATGCTGCCTCGAACCTGGTACTCACTGGCGGAACGCTCCAATATACCGGCCCAGCAACGAATGTGAGCCGGCAATTCACCATCGAGCCGACAGGCGGGGCGATCGATGCCTCGGGAACGGGAGCGGTTAATTTCAACGGTGGAAGTGTTGTCTCTGCCGATGCCGCCTCACGCTCGGCGACGCTCAGTCTGACGAGCAACCGAGTGACATTGCCAAACGTTTACGATTTGGTTGCGGGGATGACTGTCACTGACGTGACAAACCCCAGCTTTATTCCCGCAGGCACGGTGATTCAATCGATCAATCCCGCTGCCAGTAGTATTACTCTGAGCAATCTGCCAGCTGGCGCCAGTACCGACGCACTAAGCTTTGGCGCTCAGGCTCGTACATTTACCCTTACCGGTAGCAATACGGGAGCAAACACCATTGACGGTTTGCTTCCCAACTCCACCGGCGGAGGAGCGCTTTCGCTGGTGAAGTCCGGTACTGGCAATTGGACTCTTGGTGTCGTGAACAGTTATACCGGCTCGACGACGATCAACGGGGGAACTCTGAGCTTGGGTGTTCCCCATGCCATCAATGGGACCACTCATTCGAATTTGATTTTGAACGGCGGTACATTTGCAACGAGTGGGTTCGATCAAACCCTGGGCACGCTTCAAGTGCTCGGCAATTCGACGATTAATGTTGGGGGCGGCTCCAATGCGCTGCACTTCGACAACAGCGGGTTGGTTCCTTGGAATGCGAACAAGCTTCTGACCATTTCCAACTGGATGGGTAACGCGACCGACCCCACCCTGGGCAGCGGCCCTGATCAGGTTTTCGTCGGCTCCGACAACACAGGCCTACTCGGACAATTAAGCCAAATCAAATTTGACAACTATAAAACGGGCGCCTCAATTCTTTCCAACGGCGAAATTGTGCCGGTGTCCGCAACGCTCATTTTACCGGGCGATTTCAATTTCAACGGTCACGTCGACGCGGCCGATATTTTGCCAATGGAGAGTGCCCTGACCAATCTGACTGGCTTTGAGACGACGAACAGTCTGTCGAATTTCGATATGGTCTCGCTGGGCGATTTCAACAGCGACGGCAAAGTAACCAATGCCGATCTTCAAGGTTTTCTTAATTTCCTACAAAGCGGCGGCGGCAGTGTGAATGCCGTCCCGGAGCCAACCGCGCTGGTATTGCTGCTTTTAGGCTCTCCTGTAATTTGGTTGTTGCGAATTTTTCGCAAACTGAATGTGCGCACTTATTCATTAACCCCCAAACCGATTGTAAGCGTATGA
- a CDS encoding alpha-L-fucosidase, whose product MKISRRAALKTLAAVVPSACISKAFGADGTDSSSIAKDEAGLPPAPTPITARTGFGVASGPFQPTWQSLSQYQIPDWYRDAKLGIWAHWGPQCQPQMGDWYAQRMYQTDGPIYKFHVQKYGHPSQFGFKDVINQWKADQWQPAELIALYKKAGAKFFAAMANHHDNFDMFNSKYQPWNSVSIGPKKDIVGGWAKAAREAGLRFAITSHGDRAWSWYQAAQGSDKTGPLAGVPYDGRTTAAQGKGMWWEGLDPQDLYAQYHTVGKYDWPQNGTPPIDPAFIEKFFNRTIDLIDQYHPDLLYFDDTILPLYPVSDIGLRIAAYLYNTNLARNGGKLEAVLTGKHLQPDQRRALVLDVERGVTTGSETLSWQTDTCIGSWHYDHRIFDQHKYKTAKQVVQMLIDIVSKNGNLMLNIPVRGDGTIDEDEVKVLEGLAAWIEPHGEAIFDTHPWKVYGEGPSTEAPPATGQFGGAKDVRPYTAEDIRYTSKGESLYCFFMGWPASGKLTLKKLAEGSENYPQKIGRIELLGLAAAPLAFDRTTTSLAVTLPDKHPNEYACALKISPA is encoded by the coding sequence ATGAAAATCTCCCGACGCGCGGCATTGAAAACCTTGGCCGCGGTCGTTCCATCGGCGTGCATTTCCAAAGCGTTTGGAGCCGACGGAACCGATTCATCCTCTATCGCTAAAGACGAAGCCGGTTTACCCCCTGCGCCCACGCCCATCACAGCGCGCACCGGTTTCGGTGTCGCCAGCGGCCCCTTCCAGCCCACTTGGCAATCGCTCTCGCAATACCAAATTCCCGACTGGTATCGCGATGCCAAACTAGGAATTTGGGCGCACTGGGGTCCGCAATGCCAGCCGCAGATGGGCGATTGGTACGCACAGCGCATGTACCAAACCGACGGGCCAATTTACAAATTCCACGTGCAAAAATATGGTCACCCGTCGCAGTTTGGCTTCAAGGATGTCATCAATCAATGGAAGGCCGACCAATGGCAGCCGGCCGAACTCATCGCTCTCTACAAAAAAGCCGGCGCCAAGTTCTTCGCCGCCATGGCCAATCATCACGACAACTTCGACATGTTCAATTCCAAATATCAGCCCTGGAATAGCGTGTCGATCGGCCCCAAGAAAGACATTGTCGGCGGCTGGGCCAAAGCAGCCCGCGAGGCCGGGCTTCGCTTTGCCATCACTTCGCATGGAGATCGTGCTTGGAGTTGGTATCAGGCTGCCCAGGGCTCCGATAAAACCGGCCCCTTGGCCGGCGTCCCTTACGATGGTCGCACAACCGCCGCACAAGGCAAAGGCATGTGGTGGGAAGGCCTCGACCCGCAAGATCTTTACGCCCAATACCACACCGTCGGCAAATACGATTGGCCGCAAAACGGCACACCGCCAATTGATCCAGCCTTTATCGAAAAATTCTTCAACCGCACCATCGACTTAATCGACCAATACCATCCCGACTTGCTCTACTTCGACGACACCATTCTTCCTCTTTACCCTGTTAGCGATATCGGCCTGCGAATCGCTGCCTATTTATACAACACCAACCTGGCCCGCAACGGCGGAAAGTTGGAAGCGGTGCTCACCGGCAAGCACCTTCAGCCCGACCAGCGCCGCGCCCTGGTGTTGGACGTGGAACGCGGCGTCACCACCGGCAGCGAAACGCTTTCCTGGCAAACCGACACCTGCATCGGTTCCTGGCATTATGACCACCGTATCTTCGATCAACACAAATACAAAACGGCCAAGCAAGTGGTGCAGATGCTGATCGACATTGTCAGCAAAAACGGCAACTTAATGCTCAACATTCCCGTGCGCGGCGACGGCACTATCGACGAAGACGAAGTGAAAGTCCTCGAAGGATTGGCCGCCTGGATCGAACCGCACGGTGAAGCCATTTTCGACACCCACCCTTGGAAAGTGTATGGCGAAGGTCCCTCCACCGAAGCTCCGCCGGCCACAGGACAATTCGGCGGCGCAAAAGATGTTCGCCCCTACACCGCCGAAGACATTCGCTACACCTCGAAAGGCGAATCGCTCTATTGCTTCTTCATGGGATGGCCCGCAAGCGGAAAACTCACCCTCAAAAAGCTGGCCGAAGGCAGCGAGAACTACCCGCAGAAAATCGGGCGGATCGAATTGCTGGGACTCGCCGCCGCGCCATTGGCATTCGACCGAACCACGACATCGCTAGCCGTTACTTTGCCCGACAAGCACCCGAACGAATATGCGTGCGCCCTAAAGATTTCGCCGGCGTGA
- a CDS encoding DUF4982 domain-containing protein encodes MSIFSRSSWVVALTVVATFSTQLVAQDKFSPPDSPRREYNVDLDWKFFKEDKAKAEGAEAQAFDDSAWATISTPHTFNDIDSFRTLITHSGGDHGVWKGTAWYRKHFKLPAEDQGKRIFLEFEGMRQAGEIFLNGKPVGLSENGITPYGVDITDGVKFGDHENVLAVHVDNRGDYAERASGTRFEWNVNDFNPSYGGLNRHVRLHVTGPTYQTLPLYDGLKTTGIYVYPTNISLADRTADITVESQVHNASADRAAVDLSVLIVDHDGHVCAKFSADTLDMVAGEKSVIEATGRLKNASFWDTDEPYLYDVYTQLTIDGKVVDVCKTVTGFRKTEFKGGAGAGGVFINDKFVYLKGFAQRSSDEWAGLGQAYPDWMHDFTAKLIRDGHGNYIRWMHVAPQKVDVEALDRFGIVEVAPAGDKEKSAEGRQWQQRLEVMTASMIYFRNSPSILFWEAGNNGIPADHMQQMIDLKNQWDPHGGRAMGCRTLEDPATTPIAEYFGVMIGQDPKTDALKTATQLFRAYSAERRDRAPLIETEDFRDEGARRFWDDQSPPYFGFKPGPNDTYHWNSETFALAAVKRYWAYWSNRISNADPAHSKWSGYASIYFSDSNADGRQQSSEVARASGKVDAVRLPKEIYFTHRVMQNSRPDIHILGHWNYSPETRKTVYVIANTESVELVLNSNSLGKKIAPEDGYVFAFPDVKWEPGTLQAVGSNHGLQVCRHELATVGSAKRIQLTPMVGPTGWQADGEDVALIDVEVVDDQGRRCPTDDARIDFAVTGPAIWRGGYNSGKTNSTNNLYLNTECGINRVALRSTLTAGKVTLIATRQGIEPGKLELESQAVALHDGLLDLMPARLSPAAK; translated from the coding sequence ATGTCGATCTTTTCTCGTTCATCCTGGGTTGTGGCGCTGACTGTCGTGGCAACGTTCTCCACGCAGCTTGTGGCGCAAGACAAATTTTCGCCGCCCGATTCGCCACGGCGGGAGTATAACGTCGATCTGGATTGGAAATTCTTCAAAGAAGACAAGGCCAAAGCCGAGGGCGCCGAGGCGCAGGCATTCGACGATTCAGCGTGGGCCACCATCAGCACGCCACACACGTTTAACGACATCGACAGCTTTCGCACTTTAATCACGCATAGCGGCGGCGATCATGGCGTGTGGAAAGGCACCGCTTGGTATCGCAAGCACTTCAAGCTGCCGGCCGAAGACCAAGGCAAACGGATTTTCTTAGAGTTTGAAGGGATGCGCCAAGCAGGCGAAATTTTTCTCAACGGCAAGCCGGTCGGCTTGTCAGAAAATGGCATTACTCCTTACGGCGTCGACATTACCGACGGCGTGAAATTCGGCGACCATGAAAATGTGCTAGCCGTGCATGTCGACAACCGCGGAGATTACGCCGAGCGAGCAAGCGGCACGCGGTTTGAATGGAATGTAAACGACTTTAACCCATCCTACGGCGGCCTGAACCGTCATGTGCGGCTGCACGTGACCGGGCCAACCTACCAAACTCTTCCTTTGTACGACGGATTAAAAACGACGGGTATTTATGTTTATCCCACGAACATTTCGCTTGCTGATCGAACTGCGGATATTACCGTCGAATCGCAAGTTCATAACGCTTCGGCCGATCGCGCGGCAGTCGATCTTTCCGTGTTGATTGTCGATCATGACGGCCATGTGTGTGCGAAGTTTTCTGCCGACACGCTCGACATGGTGGCCGGTGAAAAATCTGTAATCGAAGCCACCGGAAGGCTGAAAAATGCAAGCTTTTGGGATACCGATGAGCCGTACTTGTACGACGTTTACACGCAGCTAACCATCGACGGGAAAGTGGTCGACGTTTGCAAAACCGTCACAGGCTTTCGGAAAACAGAATTCAAAGGAGGAGCAGGCGCCGGCGGCGTGTTCATCAACGACAAGTTCGTGTACTTGAAGGGCTTTGCCCAACGCTCCAGCGACGAGTGGGCCGGCCTGGGGCAAGCGTATCCCGATTGGATGCACGATTTCACCGCCAAATTAATTCGCGATGGCCACGGCAACTACATCCGCTGGATGCACGTAGCGCCGCAAAAGGTCGACGTGGAAGCACTCGACCGTTTTGGGATTGTCGAAGTGGCCCCGGCCGGCGACAAGGAAAAATCTGCAGAAGGACGACAATGGCAGCAGCGCTTAGAAGTGATGACCGCCTCAATGATTTATTTCCGCAATAGCCCCAGCATTTTGTTCTGGGAAGCGGGCAACAATGGCATCCCAGCAGATCACATGCAGCAGATGATCGATCTGAAAAATCAATGGGATCCCCACGGCGGTCGAGCGATGGGTTGCCGAACGCTGGAAGATCCTGCCACGACGCCCATCGCCGAATACTTTGGCGTGATGATTGGCCAAGACCCAAAAACCGACGCGCTGAAAACGGCAACGCAACTATTTAGGGCCTACAGCGCCGAGCGGCGCGATCGCGCACCGCTGATTGAAACAGAAGATTTTCGAGATGAAGGGGCCCGGCGTTTTTGGGACGATCAGTCGCCCCCGTACTTCGGTTTTAAGCCCGGCCCCAACGATACGTATCATTGGAATTCAGAAACGTTTGCCTTGGCTGCGGTCAAGCGCTATTGGGCATATTGGAGCAATCGCATTTCCAACGCGGATCCAGCTCATTCCAAGTGGTCGGGATATGCCTCGATTTATTTTTCCGATTCCAACGCCGATGGCCGGCAACAATCGAGCGAAGTCGCCCGCGCCAGTGGAAAAGTTGATGCCGTTCGTCTGCCGAAGGAAATTTATTTCACGCATCGGGTGATGCAAAACTCACGGCCCGACATTCACATTCTTGGCCATTGGAACTATTCCCCGGAAACACGCAAAACGGTTTACGTGATTGCCAACACGGAGTCGGTGGAGTTGGTGTTGAATAGTAATTCGCTCGGCAAAAAAATTGCCCCTGAAGATGGCTACGTATTCGCTTTTCCCGATGTAAAGTGGGAGCCTGGAACGCTGCAGGCCGTGGGCTCAAATCATGGCCTGCAGGTGTGTCGCCATGAGCTAGCTACGGTTGGATCTGCAAAGCGAATTCAACTAACGCCTATGGTGGGCCCCACTGGGTGGCAAGCCGATGGGGAAGACGTGGCGCTGATCGACGTGGAAGTTGTTGACGACCAAGGCCGACGCTGCCCGACGGATGATGCCCGTATCGATTTCGCTGTCACCGGCCCGGCGATTTGGCGCGGTGGTTACAACAGCGGCAAAACAAACTCCACCAACAATCTGTATTTGAATACAGAGTGCGGAATCAATCGGGTAGCATTGCGATCTACGTTAACTGCAGGAAAGGTTACCCTCATCGCCACACGCCAGGGAATAGAACCAGGCAAGCTGGAATTAGAATCGCAAGCAGTAGCGCTGCACGACGGCCTATTGGACTTGATGCCAGCTCGTCTCTCTCCAGCCGCTAAGTAA
- a CDS encoding LamG-like jellyroll fold domain-containing protein → MSLRDCEILELNELCNAVVDSNLTEAQRQRLESWLATSEEARAYYIKTMDLSAALAHRAAEMQMEAPDAAGRSLWFLQFARWHWISLAAAAILGITIVWELRPKLINPTAVAEPMEYVARITGENGVVWKAGDEFKRGSFLHRGQRIEISQGFAEITFDSGAVVLLEGPAAFDVNSAWASTLRRGAVNVNVPHQAIGFRVSTSAVDFDDLGTEFSMIADGQGGADVVVLKGEVQASPRGHEDPEPVVLHANESRRFAESGMSRAQDEEELLARFSEPISLDRLTESTNFAHWSFDELMNGAFPAKVVGFPGGDLALTLQSKSPESLQLASIKGMRNRALHFDGELVGKAKFPGLSSNSEHTIAFWVKVPKDSLLSDAYSMVAWRANEGKLDSRPVHIAWNRDPSEGPLGAVRTDFSGGHAIGLTSLRDGRWHHICVIFLPGDDPATPVQVKQYVDGRLESNMITPGPKRSIGGNLNQVDNGTGTDVLWLGCRLGGTQPKRDRFSGDIDELFIADRGLEPAQVVQLMENADMIQSTPDD, encoded by the coding sequence ATGAGCCTTCGCGACTGCGAAATCTTGGAACTGAACGAACTCTGCAATGCGGTGGTCGACAGCAATCTGACCGAAGCACAGCGGCAACGGTTGGAAAGTTGGCTCGCTACGTCCGAAGAGGCGCGCGCCTATTATATCAAGACGATGGATTTGTCAGCGGCTTTAGCACATCGGGCGGCCGAAATGCAAATGGAAGCTCCCGATGCAGCCGGCAGATCGCTTTGGTTTTTGCAATTTGCCCGTTGGCATTGGATTTCACTGGCAGCGGCGGCAATTCTAGGTATAACCATCGTTTGGGAATTGCGTCCCAAGCTGATCAATCCGACGGCGGTAGCAGAGCCCATGGAGTATGTTGCCAGAATCACAGGCGAAAATGGAGTCGTGTGGAAGGCTGGCGACGAGTTTAAACGAGGTTCGTTTTTGCATCGCGGCCAGCGGATTGAAATCTCCCAAGGGTTTGCCGAAATCACCTTCGATTCAGGAGCGGTTGTCTTGTTAGAAGGACCTGCGGCATTCGATGTGAATTCAGCCTGGGCGTCGACGCTCCGTCGCGGGGCGGTGAACGTGAATGTTCCGCATCAAGCCATTGGTTTTCGCGTTTCCACGTCAGCGGTAGATTTTGACGATTTAGGCACGGAATTCTCTATGATCGCCGATGGTCAAGGCGGCGCTGACGTCGTTGTACTCAAGGGCGAAGTGCAGGCATCGCCTCGTGGCCACGAAGATCCAGAGCCCGTCGTATTGCACGCCAACGAATCGCGTCGTTTTGCAGAGTCGGGCATGTCCCGCGCGCAAGACGAGGAGGAATTATTAGCACGATTCAGCGAACCGATATCGCTGGATCGCCTAACCGAATCAACGAACTTTGCACACTGGTCGTTCGACGAGTTAATGAATGGCGCTTTTCCCGCAAAAGTTGTTGGGTTTCCCGGCGGCGATTTGGCTCTAACGCTACAATCTAAATCACCCGAATCGTTGCAATTAGCTTCCATCAAAGGCATGCGCAACCGCGCCTTACATTTTGATGGAGAACTGGTTGGCAAAGCGAAATTCCCAGGTCTATCCAGCAATTCGGAACACACGATTGCCTTTTGGGTGAAAGTTCCTAAAGATTCGCTGTTGTCGGACGCATATTCGATGGTTGCCTGGCGCGCCAACGAGGGCAAACTGGATTCACGTCCGGTGCACATCGCTTGGAACCGCGATCCGTCGGAAGGACCATTGGGTGCGGTCCGTACCGATTTTAGCGGCGGCCACGCCATTGGCCTGACGTCGCTACGCGACGGTCGCTGGCACCATATTTGTGTTATCTTTTTACCTGGCGACGATCCTGCTACTCCCGTTCAAGTCAAGCAGTATGTCGACGGTCGGTTGGAGAGCAATATGATTACCCCCGGACCAAAGCGCAGTATTGGCGGCAATCTAAACCAAGTCGACAATGGCACCGGCACAGATGTACTATGGTTAGGCTGTCGTCTGGGTGGAACCCAGCCTAAGCGAGATCGATTTAGTGGCGATATTGATGAATTATTCATCGCCGATCGTGGCTTGGAGCCCGCGCAAGTTGTGCAGCTTATGGAAAACGCAGATATGATTCAGTCAACTCCTGATGATTAA
- a CDS encoding sigma-70 family RNA polymerase sigma factor, with translation MAKATYHEEEKRKQLLMLMTQHQRRIFSYIYTLVPFRSDAEDLLQETSLVICEKFDEFQPGTDFVAWACQIAYWRVRYFRQKFARGKVLFNQEVLDAVAKTTNQMTVELDLRYEALAHCLQKLPARDREFLLTRYEPGSGVQEAARRSGRTMAAAYKALMRIRKLLFDCVTHQLAGDAAT, from the coding sequence ATGGCGAAGGCTACCTACCATGAGGAAGAAAAGCGGAAGCAATTGCTAATGCTGATGACGCAACATCAGCGGCGGATATTTTCCTACATCTATACGTTGGTTCCTTTTCGTTCTGACGCAGAAGATTTATTACAAGAAACGAGTCTCGTAATTTGCGAAAAATTTGACGAATTCCAACCCGGTACCGATTTTGTCGCATGGGCTTGCCAGATTGCATATTGGCGTGTTCGGTATTTCCGCCAAAAATTTGCGCGTGGAAAGGTGTTATTCAATCAAGAAGTACTCGATGCGGTAGCCAAAACAACGAATCAGATGACGGTAGAACTCGATCTGCGGTACGAAGCGTTAGCCCATTGCCTGCAAAAGCTGCCCGCTCGTGATCGTGAATTTTTGCTCACTCGGTACGAACCGGGTTCTGGCGTTCAGGAAGCAGCGCGCCGTTCAGGTCGAACTATGGCGGCAGCCTACAAAGCGCTGATGCGAATTCGCAAATTGCTGTTCGATTGTGTTACCCATCAACTAGCTGGCGATGCTGCCACATGA